A stretch of the Candidatus Tanganyikabacteria bacterium genome encodes the following:
- a CDS encoding U32 family peptidase, with the protein MTQAAGIGAHPGLMKLLAPVSAHEEVAPLIAAGAEEIYCGLVPAAWVSGEDPAHWLNRRSARGANLHSIGELRAVLASAHDRAVPVFLTLNAHHYQQRQIPLIVEMARVLGAEGVDALIVSDLTLIGALRDGGVYVPVHLSSLGVCINAEAARFYADLGVRRIILPRHLSLPEIGAVVSAVPEVEFEVFLLNDGCVYEEGHCLTTHEWGAFCLEDWSFEFRPLSEEAAARHRAAWDDTLADYQRFRWFQNNAGCSTTARGLPNGPCSLCFLPRFAEAGVASLKVVGREAAAIRKLASVQLAGAVLRTWRETHAPEAVAARARGLRDTPDLCDSGYMCYFR; encoded by the coding sequence ATGACGCAGGCTGCCGGGATCGGGGCACATCCCGGCCTCATGAAGCTGCTGGCGCCGGTGTCCGCCCACGAGGAGGTCGCCCCGCTGATCGCCGCCGGGGCCGAGGAGATCTACTGCGGCCTGGTGCCGGCCGCGTGGGTCTCGGGTGAAGATCCGGCCCACTGGCTGAACCGCCGCAGCGCCCGCGGCGCGAACCTGCACTCCATCGGCGAGCTCCGGGCAGTCCTGGCATCGGCTCACGACCGGGCTGTCCCGGTTTTTCTCACCCTGAACGCCCACCACTACCAGCAGCGGCAGATCCCGCTGATCGTGGAGATGGCGCGAGTCCTGGGCGCCGAGGGGGTGGACGCGCTGATCGTGAGCGACCTCACGCTGATCGGCGCCCTGCGCGACGGCGGCGTGTACGTCCCCGTGCACCTGTCGAGCCTGGGGGTGTGCATCAACGCCGAGGCGGCTCGGTTCTACGCGGATCTGGGCGTGAGGCGCATCATCCTGCCGCGCCACCTTTCATTGCCTGAAATCGGGGCGGTAGTGAGCGCCGTGCCGGAGGTCGAGTTCGAGGTCTTCCTGCTCAACGACGGCTGCGTGTACGAGGAAGGGCATTGCCTCACGACCCATGAGTGGGGGGCGTTTTGCCTCGAGGACTGGTCGTTCGAGTTCCGGCCCCTTTCCGAGGAAGCCGCCGCCCGCCACCGCGCCGCGTGGGACGACACGCTGGCCGACTACCAGCGCTTCCGGTGGTTCCAGAACAACGCGGGTTGCAGCACGACCGCCCGCGGCCTGCCCAATGGCCCGTGCTCCCTGTGCTTCCTGCCCCGGTTCGCCGAGGCGGGCGTGGCGAGCTTGAAGGTAGTCGGCCGCGAGGCGGCGGCCATCCGCAAGCTGGCGAGCGTACAACTGGCCGGCGCCGTCCTCCGCACCTGGCGCGAGACTCACGCCCCGGAAGCCGTAGCCGCCCGCGCCCGCGGCCTCCGCGACACGCCCGACCTCTGCGACTCCGGCTACATGTGCTACTTCCGGTAG